A region from the Thermodesulfobacteriota bacterium genome encodes:
- a CDS encoding low molecular weight phosphotyrosine protein phosphatase gives MKNILFVCTANICRSPFAERALKKLLREKKVTGIKVHSAGVSATSGRPSPPDAIRVAGNLGVDISEHLSRPISTPMIEEADIILVMSLFHIEVILGMNPESENKLKLLGNFSTFYGDGEETEIPDPYGLTSFHYRSSFNIIRDCIYNLYKKLISD, from the coding sequence ATGAAAAACATACTCTTCGTATGCACAGCCAATATATGCCGCAGCCCTTTTGCAGAAAGGGCATTAAAAAAGCTCCTCAGAGAAAAAAAAGTGACAGGGATTAAAGTGCATTCAGCAGGGGTTAGTGCTACCTCCGGGCGTCCTTCTCCTCCAGACGCGATCCGGGTTGCTGGTAATCTCGGTGTGGATATCTCCGAACACCTCTCAAGACCCATTTCCACTCCGATGATTGAAGAAGCGGACATTATACTTGTAATGAGCCTCTTTCACATAGAGGTAATCCTGGGAATGAATCCAGAATCAGAAAATAAGCTTAAACTTTTAGGGAATTTTAGTACATTCTATGGAGACGGAGAAGAGACAGAAATACCTGACCCTTACGGGCTTACTTCATTTCACTACAGGTCTTCCTTTAATATTATAAGGGATTGTATATATAATCTATATAAGAAATTAATTAGCGATTAG
- a CDS encoding VWA domain-containing protein produces the protein MVRRQGYREAKTGITGSKMFTDFFYTLRKKKVPVSITEWMTLMDALSQGFASSSLNVFYYLARSILVKSEAYFDQYDLAFQEYFQGIETPPELRDEILEWLNNPINKIQLTEEEIAQIERMNFDELMETFKQRLREQKERHDGGDRWIGTGGTSPFGNSGINPAGIRVGGQSMNRSAIQVAKERRFRNYRNDVVLDVRHFQIALKRLRRLSRIGPEDELDIDVTIDHTCKNGGEIELIWRRQRKNAVKLLLLMDVGGSMSPYAKLCSRLFSAAHSATHFKDFQHFYFHNCIYDNLYIDIERREPTSTTQLLNTLESGYKVIILGDACMAREELVMKYGAIYYYERNDLPGIAWLQRISDHFTHAIWLNPEDLSEWNHPTISMISKIFPMFELTLEGLDAAISKLICRV, from the coding sequence GTGGTAAGAAGACAGGGGTATCGGGAAGCCAAAACAGGTATAACTGGTAGTAAAATGTTCACAGATTTCTTCTATACCCTCCGCAAAAAAAAGGTGCCAGTCTCTATAACTGAGTGGATGACTCTCATGGATGCCCTTTCCCAGGGCTTTGCATCATCCAGCCTGAATGTATTCTACTATCTGGCGAGATCAATCCTGGTAAAGAGTGAGGCTTACTTTGACCAGTATGATTTGGCATTTCAGGAGTATTTTCAGGGTATCGAAACCCCACCAGAGCTAAGGGATGAGATACTGGAATGGCTGAATAACCCTATTAACAAAATTCAACTTACAGAGGAGGAAATTGCTCAGATAGAGAGGATGAACTTCGATGAACTCATGGAAACCTTTAAGCAGAGGTTGAGGGAACAGAAAGAGCGCCATGATGGTGGGGATCGGTGGATAGGCACAGGAGGAACTTCCCCTTTTGGCAATTCCGGGATAAACCCGGCAGGCATTAGGGTGGGGGGGCAATCCATGAACAGGTCTGCTATCCAGGTGGCAAAGGAGAGAAGATTCCGCAATTACAGGAATGATGTGGTTCTGGATGTCAGACACTTTCAGATAGCCCTTAAGAGATTGAGGAGGTTAAGCAGAATAGGGCCAGAGGATGAATTGGATATAGATGTCACTATAGATCATACCTGCAAAAACGGAGGGGAGATAGAATTGATATGGAGAAGGCAGAGAAAGAACGCAGTAAAACTGCTTTTATTGATGGATGTGGGTGGTTCTATGAGTCCCTATGCAAAGCTTTGCAGCAGACTCTTCAGCGCTGCCCATTCAGCAACCCATTTCAAAGATTTCCAGCACTTTTATTTTCACAACTGTATATATGACAACCTGTATATAGATATAGAAAGGAGGGAGCCCACAAGCACAACCCAGTTGCTCAATACCCTGGAATCTGGCTATAAAGTGATTATTCTTGGAGATGCCTGCATGGCCCGCGAGGAGCTGGTAATGAAATATGGGGCAATATACTATTATGAAAGGAATGATTTGCCGGGGATAGCTTGGCTTCAACGCATCTCCGATCATTTTACCCATGCCATATGGTTAAATCCTGAAGACCTTTCGGAGTGGAATCATCCTACAATAAGTATGATTAGCAAAATATTCCCCATGTTTGAGCTTACCCTAGAGGGATTAGATGCTGCTATCAGCAAGCTGATATGTAGGGTTTAA
- a CDS encoding MoxR family ATPase: MNKKKFDQFMGTHKYIVSEPLRNAVNVAIALQRPMLVKGEPGTGKTLLAHNIALALDKELIVWNIKSTSKAQEGLYIYDTVQRLNDSRFGGKDISDIKQYIKLGKLGMAFTSPEQVVILIDEIDKADVEFPNDLLNELDEMSFHIHEINETIKTKHRPIVVITSNSEKELPDAFLRRCIFHYIEFPDEGLMEEIVMVHFPDIKTQLLREVLKKFYWLRSINEFRKKPSTSELLDWIQALISSGISHEMLSDNIPFLGVLLKKEADYDYLSGKKTGVSGSQNRYNW, translated from the coding sequence ATGAACAAAAAGAAGTTTGATCAATTCATGGGCACTCACAAGTACATAGTATCGGAACCGTTACGCAATGCCGTCAATGTAGCAATTGCCCTTCAAAGACCAATGCTTGTGAAAGGAGAACCGGGAACCGGCAAGACCCTGCTGGCGCATAATATAGCCTTAGCCCTTGATAAGGAACTGATAGTGTGGAATATCAAGTCCACCTCAAAGGCTCAGGAAGGATTATATATTTACGATACTGTACAAAGGTTAAATGATAGCCGCTTTGGTGGCAAAGATATATCGGATATAAAACAGTATATTAAGCTTGGCAAATTGGGGATGGCTTTTACATCACCTGAACAGGTGGTTATCCTTATAGATGAAATCGATAAAGCAGATGTGGAATTTCCCAATGACCTTTTGAATGAGCTGGATGAGATGTCATTTCATATTCATGAAATAAATGAAACGATTAAGACCAAACACAGACCCATCGTGGTTATAACAAGTAATTCTGAAAAGGAACTCCCTGACGCATTCTTACGCAGGTGTATATTCCATTATATTGAGTTTCCTGATGAAGGGTTGATGGAGGAGATAGTAATGGTGCACTTCCCGGATATTAAAACCCAGCTGCTAAGGGAAGTCCTCAAGAAATTCTACTGGCTGAGGAGTATCAATGAATTCAGAAAGAAGCCTTCAACCAGTGAACTTCTGGATTGGATTCAGGCGCTGATCTCCAGTGGAATCTCTCATGAAATGCTTTCAGATAATATCCCTTTCCTTGGTGTCCTCCTGAAAAAAGAGGCAGATTATGACTACCTGAGTGGTAAGAAGACAGGGGTATCGGGAAGCCAAAACAGGTATAACTGGTAG
- a CDS encoding CoA-binding protein: MMNDLMRTVFYPRKVAVIGVSESRDNMGKNIVQNLLDNHFQGEVFPVGPKGGNISGLKIYPSVMDIADEIDFAAIITPATTVPKLVDQCGKKGARAIYIATGGFREFKIENIDLEADILNYARKHNVRLIGPNCVGVINTEIGLCLPFQPVPPLKIGPVSVLSQSGGVANGYLMLLFGENIGVNKWVSMGNKLDLEETDFLSYLIEDPWTQVICVHSEGLNNGRRLLELAQSSSKPIILHKVNKFETSVEVAKSHTAAIANDNRIIDAICLQGRIIRAETIENAINYAKVFLLPKLTGNRLAVMTRSGGHGVIAADFCAKYGFEMSPYEDDYLKKIQEFFRAKVIKTANPLDLGDLWNFESYRYILENAIKQEQFDGMLFVFTDNLRLHYNILLDITTFLSELMRRYSKPIAFVFQGWKERVDRLKESVSFPVFYEIDETVESLAISRDFYQKKNNS, from the coding sequence ATGATGAATGACTTAATGAGAACTGTTTTTTATCCTCGAAAAGTTGCAGTAATTGGTGTCTCTGAATCTAGAGATAACATGGGTAAAAACATTGTCCAGAATCTTCTGGACAATCACTTTCAGGGTGAAGTATTCCCTGTTGGTCCAAAAGGGGGCAATATATCCGGGTTGAAGATATATCCTTCTGTTATGGATATAGCAGATGAGATAGACTTTGCAGCTATAATTACCCCTGCTACAACTGTACCAAAACTGGTTGACCAATGTGGCAAGAAGGGTGCCCGGGCTATATATATAGCTACCGGCGGGTTCAGAGAATTTAAAATAGAGAATATTGACCTGGAGGCAGATATCCTTAATTATGCCAGAAAACACAATGTCAGATTGATTGGACCCAACTGTGTAGGTGTAATAAACACTGAAATAGGGCTTTGTTTGCCTTTCCAGCCTGTACCTCCATTAAAGATTGGTCCAGTATCGGTTCTATCCCAAAGCGGGGGTGTGGCAAATGGCTATCTTATGCTTCTCTTCGGAGAAAACATCGGGGTTAACAAATGGGTAAGTATGGGAAACAAGCTGGACCTGGAAGAAACAGACTTTTTGTCTTACCTGATAGAAGACCCATGGACACAGGTCATTTGCGTTCATTCAGAGGGTTTAAATAACGGGAGGAGGCTATTAGAACTGGCACAATCATCTTCCAAACCTATCATATTACATAAGGTTAACAAGTTTGAGACCTCTGTTGAAGTTGCCAAATCTCATACGGCAGCAATAGCAAATGATAACCGGATTATTGATGCTATATGCTTGCAGGGCCGGATTATCAGGGCTGAAACCATAGAAAACGCAATAAATTATGCAAAGGTATTCTTATTACCAAAGCTTACAGGAAATCGACTAGCAGTAATGACCCGTTCAGGGGGGCACGGTGTGATAGCTGCCGACTTCTGTGCTAAATATGGCTTTGAGATGTCCCCTTATGAAGATGATTATCTGAAAAAAATTCAGGAGTTCTTCCGTGCCAAGGTAATAAAAACTGCCAATCCCTTGGATTTGGGTGACCTGTGGAACTTTGAGTCCTACAGATACATACTGGAAAATGCCATAAAACAGGAACAGTTCGATGGTATGCTCTTTGTGTTTACGGACAATCTACGTCTTCACTATAACATCCTTTTAGATATAACGACTTTTTTATCAGAATTGATGAGACGCTACAGCAAACCCATTGCCTTTGTCTTTCAGGGGTGGAAAGAAAGAGTGGATAGGTTAAAAGAGAGCGTATCCTTTCCTGTGTTTTATGAGATAGATGAAACAGTTGAGTCTCTCGCAATTTCTCGAGATTTCTACCAGAAGAAGAACAATTCTTAA
- a CDS encoding O-acetyl-ADP-ribose deacetylase — translation MEVKVNQSTISLIEGDITEEETDAIVNAANSRLAGGGGVDGAIHRAGGPAIMEECRKIGGCPTGKAVITTGGNLKAKYVIHTVGPIYRGGVGNEAKLLESAYRESLKLASSKGLISIAFPSISTGAYGYPLAEAANIALKTVIDYLKVNLDIQLVRFALFGRQAYKEYEKALKGLV, via the coding sequence ATGGAAGTTAAAGTAAACCAATCCACCATCTCCCTGATTGAAGGTGATATAACTGAGGAAGAAACCGACGCCATTGTCAATGCAGCCAATTCCAGGTTGGCGGGTGGTGGGGGTGTTGATGGTGCAATTCACCGTGCTGGTGGCCCAGCTATTATGGAAGAATGCAGGAAAATCGGAGGATGCCCTACAGGAAAAGCGGTAATCACTACCGGAGGAAACCTGAAGGCTAAATATGTAATCCACACCGTAGGTCCAATATACAGAGGTGGGGTGGGAAATGAAGCGAAACTTTTGGAGAGTGCCTACAGGGAAAGCCTGAAACTTGCCTCATCAAAGGGATTGATAAGTATAGCCTTTCCCTCTATCAGTACCGGTGCCTATGGGTATCCTCTGGCTGAGGCTGCAAATATCGCCTTAAAAACCGTAATAGACTATCTTAAGGTAAACCTTGATATTCAGCTCGTTCGCTTTGCCCTCTTCGGACGGCAGGCATATAAAGAATATGAGAAGGCATTGAAAGGTTTGGTTTAA
- a CDS encoding ABC transporter substrate-binding protein, with translation MRKVVFVLVVTLVVSLTLFYAHTVNAEVRGVTDKEIKVGTIAPITGPAGSLGALWIDATRTYVNYINDSGGVNGRRLNLIIEDDRYSIPPALAAFKKIVYRDKVFVMIGPGSASLVNVLWKNIEKEKLPTMSVAVPDILFNPFKMYIFSIIDTYSNQTRVLVDYMIKDFNLKEPKVAIVYPDTDNGKTELASTVERLGKYNITPVTKEVLAPGAIDAATQVMSIKRCKANVVVHAGTITPTTIVLLKELKKMGLKVPVFGSWSAMLGEEINAIGEAANQFYSVHPTSPWYGKGPRMEKMRKITLKYHPGTEKPYRGTLYTNLWVLNTVLVEGLKRAGKDLNEKALISALEGIKNYNTGGASGPISYSSESHKGGDSCQIYRADPASGKYVALTDWRKAEQ, from the coding sequence ATGAGAAAAGTTGTTTTTGTACTGGTTGTGACTCTGGTTGTATCTTTGACTTTGTTCTATGCTCATACTGTTAACGCAGAAGTACGAGGTGTGACAGATAAAGAGATAAAGGTAGGCACAATTGCTCCTATAACTGGTCCTGCGGGGAGTCTTGGCGCTCTCTGGATTGACGCAACGAGAACCTATGTCAACTATATTAACGATAGTGGTGGTGTCAATGGAAGGCGGTTGAATTTAATTATAGAAGACGACCGTTATTCGATTCCACCTGCCCTTGCCGCCTTTAAGAAGATAGTTTACAGAGACAAGGTTTTTGTCATGATAGGACCAGGTTCTGCCAGTCTCGTTAATGTTTTGTGGAAGAACATCGAGAAAGAGAAGTTGCCGACCATGTCTGTTGCAGTTCCTGATATTCTTTTTAACCCTTTTAAGATGTATATATTTAGTATTATTGACACCTATTCAAATCAAACGAGGGTTCTTGTTGATTATATGATTAAAGACTTCAATCTGAAGGAACCGAAGGTTGCCATAGTTTATCCTGATACTGATAACGGGAAGACGGAGCTTGCATCTACAGTAGAGAGGCTTGGTAAATACAATATAACACCTGTAACAAAGGAGGTCCTGGCTCCTGGCGCTATTGATGCCGCCACCCAGGTGATGAGTATAAAAAGGTGCAAAGCAAATGTCGTAGTCCATGCCGGAACTATTACCCCGACAACTATAGTGCTGCTTAAAGAGCTAAAGAAGATGGGGTTAAAGGTGCCTGTTTTTGGCAGCTGGTCTGCAATGCTTGGGGAGGAAATAAACGCGATTGGTGAGGCAGCGAACCAATTCTACTCTGTTCATCCTACGTCACCCTGGTATGGTAAGGGTCCAAGAATGGAAAAGATGAGAAAAATCACACTGAAATATCACCCGGGGACGGAAAAACCCTACCGCGGCACCCTATATACCAATCTGTGGGTTTTAAACACTGTGCTGGTAGAGGGTTTGAAAAGGGCTGGGAAGGACCTCAATGAAAAAGCTCTGATAAGTGCTCTTGAGGGTATTAAGAATTATAATACTGGTGGGGCTTCTGGTCCTATCTCTTATAGTTCGGAAAGCCATAAGGGTGGTGACTCATGCCAGATATACAGGGCTGACCCCGCCAGCGGAAAATATGTCGCCTTAACAGACTGGAGGAAGGCTGAGCAATAG